A region from the Osmerus eperlanus chromosome 11, fOsmEpe2.1, whole genome shotgun sequence genome encodes:
- the LOC134029136 gene encoding P2Y purinoceptor 14 — protein sequence MDLNFTQLPPPWYPAASNQTSNFSSLFTQQVLPALYMLICGVGLVLNVLAAWIFFRVPSDSGLVVYLKNMVLADLLMLSTYPWRVASEMDLGGWRLRVVVCRYTAVLFYSSMYVGIVFMGLISLERYVRIVRSSSSFSCRSPLLQSVGFARVLALLTWSLLVLSVLPNVVLTSRPGDEGGARDCMKLKSPLGMQWHQASNMFSVGLFWVTLLVLGFCYSSIACQIYLSYRRVRQDAGEVCRKSNRSILSLLAVFFVCFVPYHACRVPYTLSQMPGAGFSWHSRFLLFQIKEGTLFLSALNVCLDPVIYFLMCRTFRESLLRKLSGGGDRRQSLTTGQSLSNI from the coding sequence ATGGACCTGAACTTCACCcagctccctcccccctggtatCCGGCTGCATCCAACCAGACCAGCAACTTCAGCAGCCTGTTCACCCAGCAggtcctccctgccctctacATGCTGATCTGCGGCGTGGGCCTGGTCCTCAACGTCCTGGCCGCCTGGATCTTCTTCCGGGTCCCCAGCGACTCTGGCCTGGTGGTGTATCTGAAGAACATGGTGCTGGCCGACCTCCTCATGCTGTCCACCTACCCGTGGCGTGTGGCCAGCGAGATGGACCTTGGCGGCTGGCGcctgagggtggtggtgtgtcgcTACACGGCCGTGCTCTTCTACTCCAGCATGTACGTGGGCATCGTGTTCATGGGCCTCATCAGCCTGGAGCGCTACGTGAGGATCGTCCGgtcctcctcctcgttctcCTGCCGTTCCCCGCTCCTCCAGAGCGTGGGCTTCGCCCGCGTGCTGGCTCTGCTCACCTGGAGCCTGCTGGTTCTGTCCGTGCTGCCCAACGTGGTGCTCACCAGCCGGCCCGGGGACGAGGGGGGGGCCAGGGACTGCATGAAGCTGAAGAGCCCGCTGGGGATGCAGTGGCACCAGGCGTCGAACATGTTCAGTGTGGGGCTGTTCTGGGTGACCCTCCTGGTGCTGGGGTTCTGCTACTCCTCCATCGCCTGCCAGATCTACCTCTCCTACCGTCGCGTGCGGCAGGACGCCGGCGAGGTGTGCCGGAAATCGAACCGTAGCATCTTGAGCCTCCTGGCGgtgttctttgtgtgtttcGTGCCGTACCACGCCTGCCGCGTGCCGTACACCCTCAGCCAGATGCCCGGGGCCGGGTTCAGCTGGCACAGCCGCTTCCTGCTGTTCCAGATCAAGGAGGGAACGCTGTTCCTGTCTGCGCTCAACGTGTGCCTGGACCCCGTCATCTACTTCCTGATGTGTCGGACGTTCAGGGAGTCGCTGCTCAGGAAGCTgtcggggggaggagacaggaggcagtCTCTGACCACGGGACAGAGCCTCAGCAACATCTGA
- the mindy4b gene encoding inactive ubiquitin carboxyl-terminal hydrolase MINDY-4B isoform X2, whose protein sequence is MDEDSDEVNRKAELDDILSQIADLDKWREIFNARGLELQHCIMRNLRKILFGNTFHVFNYEWKKSFFQFREPYSDLSYALEAERGGARAIQMIVQANIIKYLLFTRHPNSEACRMQSLREVGEKDQERALAASLADILWAAGEERSAMVSLVTSDYCITPHLGYKLDNFTERLQLFSFNKKDDVRKFLYEHIQCFKEEGSHGVILFLYSLIFSRTISRLREDLDGTTSHLLYLSLGNFVGRQALLNLLLTGRASPNVFNGTLQYGEDGSTLEQPLHGVLARSDVGYLYWSREEVERARMPLVGSMLKTPRWPIWVCSVNSTYSVLFSPQRSLLSDWKMEHLFHMYFYNGQPSQTTTTLLTIDTHSHHWEVGSVTSPADLERRFPSVEMLIRTKWEGAAIDWNGTVPFF, encoded by the exons ATGGACGAAGATTCAGACGAGGTGAACCGGAAAGCCGAACTGGACGATATTCTCAGTCAAATTGCTGACCTCGACAAATGGAGAGAGATCTTCAACGCTCGCGG GTTGGAATTACAACATTGTATTATGAGA AACCTGAGGAAGATATTATTTGGGAACACCTTTCACGTCTTCAACTACGAGTGGAAGAAGTCCTTCTTCCAGTTCCGGGAGCCTTACTCGGATCTGTCGTACgccctggaggcagagagg GGTGGAGCCCGTGCCATTCAAATGATTGTCCAGGCAAATATCATCAAATACCTGCTTTTCACACGACATCCCAACTCAGAAGCCTGCAGAATGCAGAG tctgaGGGAGGTTGGAGAGAAGGATCAGGAGCGAGCTTTAGCGGCGTCGCTAGCGGACATCCTGTGGGCGGCCGGCGAGGAACGGAGCGCCATGGTTTCCTTGGTAACGTCAGACTACTGCATCACGCCGCACCTGGGCTACAAACTGGACAACTTCACGGAAAGA CTACAGCTTTTCAGTTTCAACAAGAAAGACGATGTCAGGAAATTCCTCTATGAGCACATTCAGTGT tTTAAAGAAGAGGGGAGCCATGGAGTAATCCTGTTTCTCTACAGCCTGATCTTTTCAAGGACCATCAGCAG GTTAAGAGAGGACCTGGATGGAACCACCAGCCACCTGTTGTACCTGAGCCTTGGCAACTTCGTGGGTCGTCAG gcGTTGCTGAACCTGCTCCTGACCGGCAGGGCCAGTCCCAACGTCTTTAACGGCACCCTCCAGTACGGGGAGGATGGCAGCACGCTGGAGCAGCCCCTCCACGGGGTGCTGGCTCGCAGCGACGTGGGGTACCTGTACTGGAGCCGTGAGGAGGTGGAGCGAGCCAGGATGCCCCTG GTGGGCAGCATGCTGAAGACACCTCGCTGGCCCATCTGGGTGTGCAGCGTCAACAGCACCTACAGCGTCCTGTTCAGCCCCCAGCGCTCCCTGCTGTCCGACTGGAAGATGGAGCACCTCTTCCACATGTACTTCTACAACGGCCAGCCCTCCCAGACCACCACCACGCTGCTCACCATCG acaCCCACTCCCACCACTGGGAGGTGGGCTCGGTGACCAGCCCTGCAGACCTGGAGCGGAGGTTCCCCTCCGTGGAGATGCTCATCAGGACCAAGTGGGAGGGCGCCGCCATCGACTGGAACGGAACCGTGCCGTTCTTCTGA
- the LOC134029483 gene encoding P2Y purinoceptor 14-like — protein MEHVNSSSPVNRTLGNDSCCDIQDVPQTFFITTYGLVFLLGLVLNGITFRVYFCQAQRHPSSVTVYLKNLVAADFLLSLCLPLRIANYASGSVMRRVYCSFGASAFYLNMYASILFMEYIAANRYLKIVRPLENHALQTVRSAHLVSIATWSVLVTTMCVYVILHLTTSQDETQPCVSLGCDAAHSPEVHLFYKIIHSFLAAIFLFVLVSLVLLYRGTCWRVEQAQRARRTACRKLSRSRSNMRVLVGVFCVCFVPYHLVRLPYALLRLRRRCEWARLFYFLKEGTVLLSVLNACLDPFIYFIFSKAFREQLGFGRASNVTQTQLEMRGASNVTQTQLEMRGDSNVTQTQLEMRGDSNVTQTQLEMRGASNVTLTQLEMRIASNVTQTQLEMRRNSESLLELQKTEKTIVTTSRRTSVI, from the exons ATGGAGCACGTGAACTCATCATCTCCGGTAAACAGAACCCTGGGGAACGACTCCTGTTGCGACATCCAGGACGTACCGCAAACCTTCTTCATAACCACCTACGGACTGGTGTTCCTCCTGGGTCTGGTTTTGAACGGCATCACGTTTCGCGTCTACTTCTGCCAAGCCCAGCGGCACCCCTCCAGTGTGACAGTCTACCTGAAGAACCTGGTCGCTGCCGACTTCCTTCTGAGCCTTTGTCTCCCGCTGAGGATAGCGAACTACGCTAGCGGCTCCGTCATGCGAAGAGTATACTGCTCTTTCGGGGCGTCCGCTTTCTACCTGAACATGTACGCCAGCATCCTCTTCATGGAGTACATCGCCGCGAACAG GTACCTAAAGATCGTCCGCCCGCTGGAGAACCACGCCCTTCAGACGGTCCGCTCGGCCCACCTCGTCTCCATAGCGACCTGGTCCGTCCTGGTGACCACCATGTGCGTCTACGTGATTCTGCATCTCACCACCAGTCAGGACGAGACGCAGCCCTGCGTGTCCCTGGGCTGCGACGCCGCGCACAGCCCTGAGGTGCACCTCTTCTACAAGATCATCCACTCCTTCCTGGCAGCCATCTTCCTGTTtgtcctggtctccctggtacTGTTGTACCGTGGGACCTGCTGGAGGGTGGAGCAGGCGCAGCGGGCCCGAAGGACCGCCTGCCGCAAGCTGAGCAGGTCCAGGAGCAACATGCGTGTTCTGGTGGGCGTGTTCTGCGTGTGTTTCGTTCCCTACCACCTGGTGCGTCTGCCCTACGCCTTGCTCAGGCTCAGGCGCAGGTGCGAGTGGGCGAGGCTTTTCTACTTCCTGAAGGAGGGGACGGTGCTGCTGTCGGTTCTCAACGCTTGCCTGGACCCGTTTATTTACTTCATCTTCAGCAAGGCCTTCAGAGAGCAGCTGGGATTCGGGAGAGCCTCGAACGTCACCCAGACACAGCTGGAGATGAGGGGAGCCTCGAACGTCACCCAGACACAgctggagatgaggggagactCGAACGTCACCCAGACACAgctggagatgaggggagactCGAACGTCACCCAGACACAGCTGGAGATGAGGGGAGCCTCGAACGTCACCCTGACCCAACTGGAGATGAGGATAGCCTCGAACGTCACCCAGACCCAGCTGGAGATGAGGAGGAACAGCGAGAGTCTCCTGGAACTCCAGAAGACAGAGAAAACTATCGTCACCACGTCTAGACGGACAAGTGTGATTTAG
- the mindy4b gene encoding inactive ubiquitin carboxyl-terminal hydrolase MINDY-4B isoform X1 → MDEDSDEVNRKAELDDILSQIADLDKWREIFNARGLELQHCIMRRPVECSLRPEEESGEEGSGRSPSSVQPPRRHAALLPAPYSIPRALAVSPRIGGLPVTPELAANLRKILFGNTFHVFNYEWKKSFFQFREPYSDLSYALEAERGGARAIQMIVQANIIKYLLFTRHPNSEACRMQSLREVGEKDQERALAASLADILWAAGEERSAMVSLVTSDYCITPHLGYKLDNFTERLQLFSFNKKDDVRKFLYEHIQCFKEEGSHGVILFLYSLIFSRTISRLREDLDGTTSHLLYLSLGNFVGRQALLNLLLTGRASPNVFNGTLQYGEDGSTLEQPLHGVLARSDVGYLYWSREEVERARMPLVGSMLKTPRWPIWVCSVNSTYSVLFSPQRSLLSDWKMEHLFHMYFYNGQPSQTTTTLLTIDTHSHHWEVGSVTSPADLERRFPSVEMLIRTKWEGAAIDWNGTVPFF, encoded by the exons ATGGACGAAGATTCAGACGAGGTGAACCGGAAAGCCGAACTGGACGATATTCTCAGTCAAATTGCTGACCTCGACAAATGGAGAGAGATCTTCAACGCTCGCGG GTTGGAATTACAACATTGTATTATGAGA aggccAGTGGAGTGTAGCCTCCGGCCcgaggaggagagcggggaggagggaTCAGGACGGTCTCCCTCCAGCGTCCAGCCTCCGCGCCGCCACGCCGCCCTGCTGCCCGCCCCTTACTCTATCCCCCGGGCTCTGGCCGTGTCCCCCCGCATCGGAGGACTTCCTGTCACACCCGAGCTGGCCGCG AACCTGAGGAAGATATTATTTGGGAACACCTTTCACGTCTTCAACTACGAGTGGAAGAAGTCCTTCTTCCAGTTCCGGGAGCCTTACTCGGATCTGTCGTACgccctggaggcagagagg GGTGGAGCCCGTGCCATTCAAATGATTGTCCAGGCAAATATCATCAAATACCTGCTTTTCACACGACATCCCAACTCAGAAGCCTGCAGAATGCAGAG tctgaGGGAGGTTGGAGAGAAGGATCAGGAGCGAGCTTTAGCGGCGTCGCTAGCGGACATCCTGTGGGCGGCCGGCGAGGAACGGAGCGCCATGGTTTCCTTGGTAACGTCAGACTACTGCATCACGCCGCACCTGGGCTACAAACTGGACAACTTCACGGAAAGA CTACAGCTTTTCAGTTTCAACAAGAAAGACGATGTCAGGAAATTCCTCTATGAGCACATTCAGTGT tTTAAAGAAGAGGGGAGCCATGGAGTAATCCTGTTTCTCTACAGCCTGATCTTTTCAAGGACCATCAGCAG GTTAAGAGAGGACCTGGATGGAACCACCAGCCACCTGTTGTACCTGAGCCTTGGCAACTTCGTGGGTCGTCAG gcGTTGCTGAACCTGCTCCTGACCGGCAGGGCCAGTCCCAACGTCTTTAACGGCACCCTCCAGTACGGGGAGGATGGCAGCACGCTGGAGCAGCCCCTCCACGGGGTGCTGGCTCGCAGCGACGTGGGGTACCTGTACTGGAGCCGTGAGGAGGTGGAGCGAGCCAGGATGCCCCTG GTGGGCAGCATGCTGAAGACACCTCGCTGGCCCATCTGGGTGTGCAGCGTCAACAGCACCTACAGCGTCCTGTTCAGCCCCCAGCGCTCCCTGCTGTCCGACTGGAAGATGGAGCACCTCTTCCACATGTACTTCTACAACGGCCAGCCCTCCCAGACCACCACCACGCTGCTCACCATCG acaCCCACTCCCACCACTGGGAGGTGGGCTCGGTGACCAGCCCTGCAGACCTGGAGCGGAGGTTCCCCTCCGTGGAGATGCTCATCAGGACCAAGTGGGAGGGCGCCGCCATCGACTGGAACGGAACCGTGCCGTTCTTCTGA
- the gpr171 gene encoding G-protein coupled receptor 171 — MSSPPNTTSYLTADPKRCVVNDQMEPFIVLYILIFLVSLAGNATSLWAFTCGSCFHGSKECTNVYLTNLLASDLILTLALPFKIAKDLGVASWEMMVFHCQVSAVLIYISLYASIFFLAFISVDRYLQVIGSSRVLRVRRVGFARLMSAVVWMLVLVVMVPNMLLPIHSVAEERHLSCSALKKGVGLHWHSFSIFLSMALFLNASAAVLISSGLVLQRLLGSRHNPDDRDSACQATVYIAVVTVAYVVSFVPYHVVRTPYTLNQAQVLEQDCPTRRHLFLAKESTWLLALLHVCFDPALYYFFSQSFRERIGRVFDRRTRASVSITEPAAVILQSLTATD, encoded by the exons ATGTCCTCTCCCCCGAATACCACCAGCTACCTCACCGCCGACCCGAAGCGATGCGTCGTGAACGACCAGATGGAGCCGTTTATCGTCCTCTACATCCTCATCTTCCTCGTGAGCCTGGCGGGAAACGCGACGTCGCTGTGGGCGTTCACCTGCGGCTCGTGTTTCCACGGCAGCAAGGAGTGTACAAACGTCTACCTGACCAACCTGCTCGCCTCCGATCTTATTCTGACGCTGGCCCTGCCCTTCAAGATCGCCAAGGATTTGGGTGTGGCgtcctgggaaatgatggtgtTCCACTGCCAGGTCAGCGCGGTGCTCATCTACATCAGCTTGTATGCATCCATCTTCTTCCTGGCTTTCATCAGTGTGGACCGCTACCTGCAG GTGATCGGCAGCTCGCGCGTGCTGCGTGTGCGTCGCGTGGGCTTCGCTCGGCTGATGTCGGCGGTGGTGTGGATGCTGGTCCTCGTCGTCATGGTTCCCAACATGCTCCTTCCAATCCACAGCGTGGCGGAGGAGCGGCACCTCAGCTGCTCCGCCCTGAAGAAGGGCGTGGGTCTTCACTGGCACAgcttctccatcttcctctccatgGCGCTGTTCCTCAACGCGTCCGCCGCCGTGCTCATCTCTAGCGGGCTCGTCCTGCAAAGGCTGCTGGGAAGCAGGCACAACCCCGACGACCGGGACAGCGCCTGCCAGGCCACAGTCTACATCGCCGTGGTGACCGTGGCGTACGTGGTTAGCTTTGTACCGTACCACGTGGTGCGCACCCCGTACACCCTCAACCAGGCCCAGGTCCTGGAGCAGGACTGCCCCACCAGGAGACACCTCTTCCTGGCCAAGGAATCCACCTGGCTGCTGGCGTTGCTGCATGTGTGCTTTGACCCTGCTCTCTACTACTTCTTCTCTCAGTCCTTCAGAGAGAGAATCGGGAGAGTGTTTGACAGGAGGACTAGGGCGTCTGTTTCTATCACCGAACCTGCTGCTGTGATTCTGCAGTCTTTAACTGCCACAGACTGA
- the clrn1 gene encoding clarin-1 → MPNRQKKIIFGIAGVFSFACVLIVAAAMGTPFWVNGTVLCKTGAQLVNASGHELDKFIGRINYGLFHGQRVKQCGLGGRPFRFSFFPDMLDFIPASLHVTVIFFCGVLILFSSVATAFFMFNAFGSPFETLHGPLGLYLWTFVCCFCSCLVMTLFASEVKINHLSDKIANFNEVNFVYKTYTEWYDHSFWIIFLTFLLHCLNILLIRVAGIQFPFQEAKELAVNTGAVDLMY, encoded by the exons ATGCCAAATCGACAAAAGAAGATCATATTTGGCATCGCCGGGGTGTTCAGTTTTGCCTGCGTTCTCATTGTTGCTGCAGCCATGGGCACGCCGTTTTGGGTAAACGGGACCGTTCTGTGTAAAACAGGGGCTCAACTAGTTAATGCGTCGGGACACGAACTAGACAAATTTATCGGAAGGATAAACTACGGCCTGTTTCATGGACAGAGAGTAAAACAGTGTGGACTAGGCGGAAGACCCTTCAGGTTTTCGT TTTTCCCAGACATGCTGGATTTCATCCCGGCGAGTCTTCACGTGACGGTGATCTTCTTCTGCGGTGTGCTaatcctcttctcctccgtGGCAACGGCGTTCTTCATGTTCAACGCCTTCGGGAGTCCGTTCGAGACGTTGCATGGGCCGCTGGGCCTCTATCTCTGGACCTTCGTCTGCT GCTTCTGCAGCTGCCTGGTGATGACCCTGTTCGCGTCCGAGGTGAAGATCAATCACCTGTCCGACAAGATCGCCAACTTCAACGAAGTCAACTTCGTCTACAAGACGTACACGGAGTGGTACGATCACTCCTTCTGGATAatcttcctcaccttcctcctccactgcctCAACATCCTGTTGATCCGCGTGGCCGGGATCCAGTTCCCGTTTCAAGAGGCCAAAGAGTTAGCAGTAAACACGGGCGCTGTGGATCTCATGTACTGA